The sequence caccaagccttGATGCTTATATAAGTATTCCGGCTCAATTCTAGGTAATGATAACGGCCTCTAAAATTATATAGGATAAACCTGTGATTTAACTCATCTTCACTTTGtcatcatgtgatttaaaaagCTTTACTTAGCCCTCCCTCCCTAtgatttagctcattttcactatataaaatttttcaataaaataaaaattaaactacatgagagtaaagtgaaactttttgAATCAAAATGTGGCAAAGTGACGACAAGCTAGAAAATGCGGCgaaggatttgatgttttcccaattatataaattagCTAGAAATAGATCATAGGAaggaaaaacaataataataataataataataggctAATAGGCATGCTTTATATAGTTCATGAACATGACAAACAGGAAAACAGTGACCAATTCATAAGAGGCTAAAAAGCTCCTAGTCCATATGAGGAGCATAACACCATACCTTCTCCCTAGGGTGAGGACTCTGCAGCAGCAGAGCCCTCTGATTGAATTGCACCGTTTTGGCCTTCTAAAGCGGCTTCTTCGCACTCTGCATTATTCTTTTGCTGATCTTCTTCCTTTTGGCTTTCGGCCAAGTCCTGCATCTGAACATACGAGAACCATCTTTCATTTAAGCACAACACATCCATTTTTGAACTCAAAGACCTACTCTCGTACCATGCGAAATAATAGTTATATTCTAAAAAGCTTAAGTTACTAGAAAACGGTGTTATAGTATTTCATATAACTTGTCGAATGTTTTATGTTCgacaaattatattattacttGCAGAATGGCTGCTACTCGGGTTAAGCAAATGTTCGGAACAATTAAGCTATTTGAACAAGCATTTGCAGTTCAAACGAACTCTGATAACATAGAACAAGGGAACTGAGTCACGATCAAAAGTTTGTGGGTTAAATTCAAGTTAATCAATTCGCTCGTCTTTTTGCCTCCATATAGTTGTTTAAATGAGGGAGGAGATGAGAATGTGACAGCAAGAAGAgctattcttcttcttcatagCTGTTTCTATTTTTCCTGCAATGGCAATTTTTTTGCCCGATAATTGCTGATGAGTGGTTGTTTAAGGATCAAACTCAGCTTCTGGGCGATTCAGAAGCTAAGTTCAGCATCCTGAACAGCAACAACATCAGAACTTCCATTTGCCAAACTCCTTGCTGCTGCGTCTAAAAGAAGTGATTCGAGCAGCCAAGCCAAATAGGTTGTATGGAACGTAGAAAGCTATAACTAAATTAAGAACTACTgtgttttaaatttcaagtatAATATACCACATTTATCTACAGATGAACAATTAGGAAAGAAAGTAAACGAGCAAGCAATTACCCCCAAATTCTTTAGACTAGCTGTGACATCCTCTTGTTGCTTTTGGAGAGTTGTCCTCAATTCTTGGAAATCCTAAATAGGAATAAAAATacacatagaaaaaaaaaccatagcGCGAGAGAAGTACGAcagaacaaattttttttacttaccaATCTCAGTTGCTCCAACTCGGTGTTGAGTGTTTGCTTTAGATCTGTGAGCTCCTGTTTTTAGCATTACAAAAGCAATAAGCAACGCTGAATAGTTACCACAACAATACAGTGGTTCTTAGAAATAAGCTGCTTGCCAAAAGCTAAA is a genomic window of Ananas comosus cultivar F153 linkage group 13, ASM154086v1, whole genome shotgun sequence containing:
- the LOC109719048 gene encoding uncharacterized protein LOC109719048 gives rise to the protein MAESDPAPSSPPLAPAPTAKREDLQPVGEKIAELNESQSELLGRLRGLKEDLQNWRSKLDTQVKTYKDELTDLKQTLNTELEQLRLDFQELRTTLQKQQEDVTASLKNLGMQDLAESQKEEDQQKNNAECEEAALEGQNGAIQSEGSAAAESSP